In a single window of the Rattus norvegicus strain BN/NHsdMcwi chromosome 6, GRCr8, whole genome shotgun sequence genome:
- the Rps29 gene encoding small ribosomal subunit protein uS14, with the protein MGHQQLYWSHPRKFGQGSRSCRVCSNRHGLIRKYGLNMCRQCFRQYAKDIGFIKLD; encoded by the exons ATGGGTCACCAGCAGCTCTACTGGAGTCACCCGCGGAAGTTCGGCCAGGGTTCTCGCTCTTG ccGCGTCTGCTCTAACCGCCACGGTCTGATCCGTAAATACGGGCTGAACATGTGCCGACAGTGCTTCCGTCAGTACGCGAAGGACATAGGCTTCATTAAG TTGGACTAA
- the Rps29 gene encoding small ribosomal subunit protein uS14 isoform X1: MGHQQLYWSHPRKFGQGSRSCRVCSNRHGLIRKYGLNMCRQCFRQYAKDIGFIKVPAVGRER, translated from the exons ATGGGTCACCAGCAGCTCTACTGGAGTCACCCGCGGAAGTTCGGCCAGGGTTCTCGCTCTTG ccGCGTCTGCTCTAACCGCCACGGTCTGATCCGTAAATACGGGCTGAACATGTGCCGACAGTGCTTCCGTCAGTACGCGAAGGACATAGGCTTCATTAAGGTACCCGCGGTTGGGCGGGAGCGTTAA